The stretch of DNA AGCATATCAACATCGCCTGGCGCCCCGAACGCGCGCACGTATCGCCGGAGGGGTCGCTGACGGGCACCGTCGTGTCCCGCGCCTTTCAGGGGCATTTCACGGATCTGCATGTTGCGACGGGCGGTCAGACTTACCGGCTACAGGTTGCGGCGAGCGACGCCATTGTCGGAGGCGACATCACCTTTGCGCTGGATCCCGGTGACGTGCTGATGCTGGAGCCGCTCAGATGACGGCGCGGCGCTGGATCACTGTCCTTTTGTTGCTGGCGCCGGGCCTTGGCCTGATTGTGGGCATGATCGGGATGGTGGTCTATATCGCGGTGGCGCAGTCCTTTGGGCTTTACAACCTGAACGGCGAGAGTGTGCTGACAGTGGCGCATTGGGCCGAGATGCTGGACCGCAAGCTGTACACGCGTGCAGTGCGCTACTCCATCTACATTGGCGTTTGGTCGGCGGTTCTGTCGGTGGCGCTGGCCTATCCGCTGGCGATCTGGCTGCGCAAACCGTTTCGCGGGTCGATCACCGTCGGTGCGATCCTCAAGGCGCCCTTGCTGGTCCAGGGGCTGGTTGCCGCATTTCTGTTCATCAACGTGATTTCGTTTCACGGCATCCTGAACCAGTTCATGCAGGGCATCGGGCTGTGGGACGCGCCGCGCCGCTTGCAGAATGATCGCGGGGCCTTTGGCGTTCTGTTCCTGCAAACTTGGAAAAACATGCCCTTTGCCCTCCTGCTGCTGACAGGGGCGGTGCAGGCCATTCCCGATGACGTGCTGGATGCCGCCCGCGACATGGGTGCGGGCACCTTTGCGCGGTTTCGCAAGATCATCGCGCCGCTCAGCCTGTCGGCGATGCAGGCAGCGCTGGTTATCATCTTTATCGGGGCGGTTGCGGATTTCAGCTTTCAGGTCATCGCGGGGCCGACGAACCGGCAGTCTCTGGCGCAGTTGATGGTCTTTGTCCGGCAGACGAGCTGGCACGAGGCGGCGGTGGTCGGGGTCACCTTGATGGTCATCGCGCTGGTGGGTTCGCTTCTGTTGGCCGTGATCGCGCGCCTGTTGTTGCGGGGGCCCGCAAGCCGATGACGCAAGCGCGGATCAACTCTGTTCTCATGGGGGCGCTGCTGATCATCTGCGCCGTCTGGCTGATCATCCCGTTCACGATGGCGATCCTGTGGTCGCTCGTCGATCCGGCGCAACCCTGGACGCCCGACAACCTGCTTCCACCGGAGATGTCGACCTTTCGCTGGACCAACATGTGGGAAAACTCGGCGCTGAAGCCTGCGCTCCTGAATTCCTATACGCTGGCGCCAACAACGGCGATTGTGACGCTGCTGCTGGCGATGCCCACGGCCTATTGCCTGGCGCGCGTGCCGTTTCCAGGCCGGGAGGCCGCCAAGCTGCTTGTTTTGCTGCCCCTTGTGGTTCCGGGGTTTGTCACCGCGATCTTTTTCACGGCAATCCTGTTCCAGCTGGGCCTGACGCAGTCGCGGTTCCTCGCGATCCTGTTTGCCCATTGCATCCTGTTCCTGCCCTTTGCCATCCGCATCCTGACCGTCAGCTTTGAACAAGTGCGGCAGGATCACATCGACGCCGCGCGTGATCTGGGCGCGTCGCCCGTCGCGCGGTTCCGTGCGGCCTATCTGCCCGCCCTGCGTCCGGGGATCTTTGCCAGCCTGCTGATCGTCTTCATCCAGTCGATCGAGGAATTTGCGATCGCATTCGTCGTCGGATCGCCCGATTTCACCACCGTCCCCACGCTGCTGTTTTCGCGGCTGGGCCAGGATTTCATCCGTCCTGATGCAGCGGTGCTGTCCCTTATTCTGGTCGTCCCAAACATCATCCTGATGCTGTTTCTCGAGGCGTTCCTGAAATCCGCGAACCCGTCCCTGTCCTCAGGCAAGGCCTGATCAGGGCGCCCGTTTTCTGCAACCCCAACAAAGGATCCTACCCATGAAAATGCTGCTAACCTCGATCACGGCCCTCACAATAGGGGCAGGCGCTGCGCTTGCCGAAAGTCCGGCAACCGATCTGTCCAAGATGAGCTGGGATGACATTGTTGCCCAAGCGCAGGAAGAGGGCGAAGTGAGCTGGTATGTCTGGTACTTCCAGGATCGGTTCCGCCCCGTCGTCGAAGCCTTTGAGGCGGAATACGGGATCGAGGTCACGATTCCCGAAGGCACCGGGCAAGGCAACGCCGACAAGATGCTGGCCGAACGTGGTCGCGATGTTGGCGACATCGACGTCTTTGCCTGGGGCTTTAATGACTTTGACACAGTCGATGTGACCGAGCTGTTCCTGCCGCTGGATATGCTGCCCGAGGATGAGGGCCGTGTGGGCGAATTGCTGGGTGTGGACGGCAAGGGCCATGTCGTCG from Tateyamaria omphalii encodes:
- a CDS encoding ABC transporter permease; this translates as MTARRWITVLLLLAPGLGLIVGMIGMVVYIAVAQSFGLYNLNGESVLTVAHWAEMLDRKLYTRAVRYSIYIGVWSAVLSVALAYPLAIWLRKPFRGSITVGAILKAPLLVQGLVAAFLFINVISFHGILNQFMQGIGLWDAPRRLQNDRGAFGVLFLQTWKNMPFALLLLTGAVQAIPDDVLDAARDMGAGTFARFRKIIAPLSLSAMQAALVIIFIGAVADFSFQVIAGPTNRQSLAQLMVFVRQTSWHEAAVVGVTLMVIALVGSLLLAVIARLLLRGPASR
- a CDS encoding ABC transporter permease, with the protein product MTQARINSVLMGALLIICAVWLIIPFTMAILWSLVDPAQPWTPDNLLPPEMSTFRWTNMWENSALKPALLNSYTLAPTTAIVTLLLAMPTAYCLARVPFPGREAAKLLVLLPLVVPGFVTAIFFTAILFQLGLTQSRFLAILFAHCILFLPFAIRILTVSFEQVRQDHIDAARDLGASPVARFRAAYLPALRPGIFASLLIVFIQSIEEFAIAFVVGSPDFTTVPTLLFSRLGQDFIRPDAAVLSLILVVPNIILMLFLEAFLKSANPSLSSGKA